A window from Toxoplasma gondii ME49 chromosome IX, whole genome shotgun sequence encodes these proteins:
- a CDS encoding hypothetical protein (encoded by transcript TGME49_291150) translates to MASSGLTHSWVSCPRGAAPHIEGRSAAFQESRCADDALAALALDSAAGDLRQAHSGSPGLGASSQRGPQTYGVSHTATAAHASFPAGSPLNSLRSAPFRNLKRHSGEEFLTRAAAAGPAGLQGGAPGANALYWEGEDEAGRTSDLAGTTNAVFSGLLQHSGSGDGSDGVDNQSEWNMLLRAELQSATDGEARIRVRALRDDQKAALRNLLTLKQRSLQAQQEEVEKLLASLYRDCDATFSVSDVLALVTDMSSLVVPPYAGSSGVSSAQASQCVAPHHPPGISSPLGPLRQTSPSKSPAAQMPIGVLGLSTLRGGASTAGTSATVGTDASQSTYATPKSQRGSTVKEDGFFFSSTGSPVMSTQQPGQNEGDCLRSAGKESDAGLSLSEASDAHPFHRRNSTRSKTAPPSYTLDNLASLFSLICEDAGAAGPSTQALAGALREGHSAASGNDAGSSQSSVPTSSPETSFLQSSASASQQFAANVAASDAIASLLLKTRNRLSALELRDRRVRFDEEHREPMFQRHNTRSASLGAARVFAGGEDFTMPTVGRALAAAAVAAEAATAHNGAEFLAEQRAQMGSSERAATIGGSAALGSPRSLQNGLSGSSAANALLNIANAGDRASEDNWLPTHRSTGNAWEALNGSSTSQAGEASGGNVAFARPQRRTVTLPGSTKYMQLQSMDVQCLLHLQGRCKPCAFYYNRKGCRNGVNCEFCHHEVHSKLTLKQWKKQQHKLSKQGRVGLGAGENDLVAAAAAAAAAAAAAARAGGLRAGTTAELLAASPLSTVNNGTLCSGSAGGSGSCDSATGLEDAVMRTLFGNGDLPRGLSAFSSVGENSSGTSGRDQVIAGLDLSDEDTSGCTPGPTGPTSRLRAALAAAESARVAAAAAGAAVKDGDLQCTSDEGVERPIRMSEECVGGSANLMYADMSSNA, encoded by the exons ATGGCATCGTCTGGCCTCACCCATTCCTGGGTGTCGTGCCCGCGAGGCGCGGCTCCTCACATAGAGGGAAGGAGCGCCGCCTTCCAAGAGTCCCGATGTGCAGACGACGCACTGGCAGCTCTCGCCCTAGATTCAGCAGCTGGAGACCTGAGACAGGCGCACTCAGGCTCTCCGGGCCTGGGGGCCTCATCGCAGAGAGGCCCTCAAACATATGGAGTCTCTCACACTGCTACTGCTGCCCACGCTTCCTTTCCAGCGGGCTCTCCGCTGAATTCTCTCCGTAGCGCACCTTTCCGCAATCTCAAGAGACATAGCGGCGAAGAGTTTCTTACGAGGGCCGCAGCGGCCGGGCCTGCGGGTCTTCAGGGAGGAGCCCCGGGGGCGAATGCACTCTActgggaaggcgaggacgaggccGGCCGCACCAGCGACTTGGCCGGGACGACAAATGCGGTTTTCTCTGGTCTGTTGCAACACAGTGGATCTGGAGACGGCTCCGACGGTGTCGACAACCAGTCTGAGTGGAATATGCTCTTGCGTGCGGAGCTTCAAAGCGCAACGGACGGGGAAGCCAGAATTCGTGTGCGAGCATTGCGGGACGACCAGAAAGCAGCGCTG CGGAACTTGTTGACGCTCAAGCAGCGTTCGCTGCAGGCGCAGCAGGAAGAGGTTGAGAAGCTGTTGGCGTCTCTCTACCGTGACTGTGACGCCACATTCAGTGTCTCGGACGTCTTGGCCCTGGTCACCGATATGTCGTCGCTGGTTGTCCCGCCATATGCGGGTTCATCTGGAGTTTCGTCTGCTCAAGCAAGCCAGTGCGTTGCCCCCCACCACCCACCGGGCATTTCGAGTCCGCTCGGACCTCTGCGGCAAACCAGTCCTTCAAAATCGCCTGCGGCTCAGATGCCCATCGGCGTTCTTGGCCTCTCGACTCTACGCGGCGGCGCCTCCACTGCTGGGACTTCAGCCACTGTGGGAACTGAT GCTTCTCAGAGTACCTATGCAACACCTAAAAGCCAGCGAGGATCAACCGTGAAGGAGGACgggtttttcttttcttcaacTGGGTCTCCCGTGATGTCGACTCAGCAGCCTGGACAGAACGAGGGCGACTGCCTCCGCAGCGCGgggaaagagagcgacgctggactgtctctctctgaagcGTCGGACGCCCACCCGTTTCATCGAAGAAACTCGACCCGATCGAAAACCGCACCGCCCTCGTATACACTCGACAACCTTGCG agtctgttttctttgaTCTGTGAAGACGCTGGCGCCGCCGGACCAAGCACGCAGGCACTTGCAGGCGCCCTCCGGGAAGGCCACTCGGCAGCCTCTGGCAACGATGCGGGCTCGTCTCAGTCTTCTGTGCCCACTAGCTCTCCAGAAACGTCTTTCCTCCAAAGCTCGGCGTCTGCCTCCCAGCAATTCGCCGCAAATGTAGCGGCGTCCGACGCCATCGCTTCTTTGCTGTTGAAGACACGAAACCGGCTCTCCGCGCTAGAgctgagagacagaagggtCCGGTTTGACgaggaacacagagagccGATGTTCCAGCGCCACAACACCCGGTCGGCGTCTCTGGGAGCGGCGCGCGTGTTTGCTGGTGGAGAGGACTTCACGATGCCGACAGTGGGCAGGGCGTtggctgcagcagctgtcgCAGCAGAGGCTGCAACTGCACACAACGGCGCAGAGTTTCTGGCCGAACAGAGGGCTCAGATGGGATCCAGTGAGAGAGCAGCTACTATCGGTGGAAGCGCCGCACTCGGGTCGCCTCGCTCCTTGCAAAACGGATTGTCTGGCTCTTCAGCGGCGAATGCATTGCTAAATATTGCTAATGCCGGAGACAGGGCATCCGAAGACAACTGGCTGCCCACCCATCGAAGTACAGGAAACGCCTGGGAAGCACTCAATGGATCCTCGACCTCACAGGCGGGGGAGGCTTCTGGAGGCAATGTGGCATTTGCAAGACCCCAGAGACGAACTGTGACCCTGCCAGGAAGCACGAAATATATGCAGCTTCAGTCGA TGGACGTTCAGTGCCTTCTGCATCTCCAAGGTCGGTGCAAGCCCTGCGCCTTTTACTACAACCGAAAGGGCTGCCGTAACGGAGTCAACTGCGAGTTCTGCCACCACGAGGTTCACTCGAAATTGACTTTGAAGCAGTGGAAGAAACAGCAGCATAAGCTCAGCAAGCAG GGTCGTGTGGGGCTTGGAGCTGGAGAGAATGACCTTGTGGCCGCAGCGGCAGCCGCTGCAGCggctgcggctgctgctgctcgcgCTGGTGGGCTTAGAGCCGGAACAACAGCAGAACTCCTTGCCGCGTCGCCGTTGAGCACTGTGAACAACGGTACGCTGTGCTCTGGATCTGCCGGAGGGTCAGGTTCGTGCGACTCTGCCACAGGTTTAGAGGATGCAGTTATGCGCACCTTGTTCGGCAACGGCGACCTCCCTCGAGGCCTGTCagctttctcctctgtggGCGAGAACAGTTCTGGAACGAGCGGCAGAGACCAAGTGATTGCTGGCCTGGACCTGTCCGATGAAG ACACATCTGGTTGTACACCTGGCCCCACAGGCCCAACATCTCGTCTGAGGGCAGCCTTGGCTGCTGCTGAAAGCGCCCGTGTagctgcagctgcggctGGAGCAGCTGTCAAAGACGGAGACTTGCAATGCACGTCGGACGAGGGAGTGGAGAGGCCGATCAGGATGAGTGAAGAGTGTGTTGGGGGCTCCGCGAACTTGATGTATGCCGACATGAGCAGTAACGCTTAA